From a region of the Daphnia pulicaria isolate SC F1-1A chromosome 1, SC_F0-13Bv2, whole genome shotgun sequence genome:
- the LOC124321083 gene encoding alpha-(1,3)-fucosyltransferase C-like: MNLTDLPTYRFPHQRFVFYEMESPATTDYRPLLHNQTRFGFFNWTMTYRLDSDIVNRDPYGIVLPTQNSTSYPKLRRGNAAAALHHDLKNKDELVNISSKKKLVAWFVSHCVTSNRREDYVKELSKYIPVDIYGKCGNLTCSNRNNCKEMIRRDYKFYIAFENSLCTDYVTEKLAIGLIYDAVPIVMGSVDYTKFAPPHSFIDVNDFPSPKQLARYLLLLSETDALYMRYFDWKRDFTVHLNLKLSWCRLCQLAHESQVSSTTYKDILEWWVSNNPANCSNLPKNRNLLSFLQVHDVPV; this comes from the exons ATGAACCTGACAGATTTACCGACTTATCGATTTCCGCACCAGCGATTCGTCTTCTATGAAATGGAATCTCCAGCCACCACCGATTACAGGCCGCTGCTGCACAATCAAACCCGTTTCGGTTTCTTTAATTGGACCATGACGTATCGGCTGGATTCGGACATTGTTAACCGTGATCCTTACGGCATTGTGTTGCCGACTCAAAATAGTACCTCTTATCCGAAACTTCGCCGGGGTAACGCGGCAGCAGCATTACATCACGACCTGAAGAATAAGGATGAGCTTGTCAACATTTCCAGCAAAAAGAAACTGGTGGCCTGGTTTGTGTCGCATTGCGTGACTTCAAATCGTCGCGAGGATTACGTCAAAGAACTGAGCAAATACATCCCGGTGGACATTTACGGCAAGTGCGGCAATTTGACTTGCTCGAACCGAAATAATTGCAAGGAAATGATCCGCAGAGATTACAAATTCTACATCGCTTTCGAGAACTCGCTGTGCACAGATTACGTCACGGAGAAGCTGGCCATCGGTCTCATTTATGACGCAGTACCC ATTGTTATGGGCAGTGTCGACTACACCAAATTTGCGCCGCCTCATTCGTTTATTGACGTCAACGACTTTCCTTCTCCGAAACAACTTGCCCGCTACCTTCTACTGCTGAGCGAAACAGATGCGCTGTACATGCGCTATTTTGACTGGAAGCGGGACTTTACTGTCCACTTGAACCTTAAGCTGAGCTGGTGTCGCCTTTGCCAACTGGCTCACGAGAGCCAAGTTTCATCAACGACTTACAAAGACATTCTTGAGTGGTGGGTGAGCAATAACCCTGCCAACTGTAGCAATTTACCCAAAAACCGAAATCTATTATCCTTTCTCCAAGTACACGATGTACCGGTATAG
- the LOC124321072 gene encoding alpha-(1,3)-fucosyltransferase C-like — MVLCYFLYKREYVIKSNQLKSVEQSGFLQKNVTKTILVWNGLLRKEIIIFGKGNKVFEKQSCPVNHCEIVTSRTERPVESYDAIVVVFHDLLITPYELQMPDSPNGRNPNQHLVFLTQEPPPSLKRYYNTSQLTNFFNWTMTYRMDSDIPFLYGRVLPKETAPRTTEEVAHYREIAKNISKPLQQSQLRNKTKTIAWIVSHCKTHGQREKYVEELRKYVDVDIYGKCGDGKFVCPHHGTYFSEPQCNKMIESTYKYYLSFENSICKDYVTEKFFKILDLYVIPIVEHAPPHSYIDALKFKPKELAAYLKILDSDYALYNEYFWWKDHYRVEFISENTSRHGFCSLCQQLHDIQTPSKSFADQRVISELVDDNKCQPFDPNWVL; from the coding sequence ATGGTgttgtgttattttttgtacAAGAGAGAATATGTGATAAAATCAAACCAACTTAAAAGTGTCGAGCAAAGCGGATTTCTCCAGAAAAACGTAACGAAAACCATTTTAGTGTGGAACGGCCtattgagaaaagaaattataatttttggaaaaggtaACAAAGTGTTTGAGAAACAAAGTTGCCCGGTCAATCACTGCGAGATCGTCACCAGTCGAACAGAACGTCCGGTCGAGAGTTATGACGCCATCGTGGTCGTCTTTCACGATCTATTAATTACTCCTTATGAACTTCAAATGCCGGATTCTCCAAACGGACGCAACCCCAATCAGCACCTCGTCTTTTTGACCCAGGAGCCTCCTCCGAGTTTGAAACGTTATTACAACACGAGCCAATTAactaattttttcaactggaCCATGACGTACAGAATGGACTCtgacattccatttctttacgGTCGGGTCCTGCCTAAAGAGACGGCGCCTCGAACTACAGAAGAAGTTGCACATTACAGagaaattgctaaaaacaTCAGTAAACCTCTGCAACAATCGCAATTGCGcaataaaacgaaaacaatCGCTTGGATAGTCTCCCATTGCAAGACCCACGGTCAACGTGAAAAATACGTGGAAGAGCTTCGCAAATATGTCGACGTCGACATTTACGGAAAGTGTGGCGATGGCAAATTTGTATGCCCACATCACGGAACGTATTTTTCTGAGCCGCAATGCAATAAAATGATCGAATCCACCTACAAGTATTACCTGTCATTTGAGAACTCCATCTGCAAAGATTACGTCActgaaaaattctttaaaattttggatCTGTACGTGATTCCAATTGTTGAACACGCGCCGCCCCATTCCTACATCGACGCTCTAAAATTCAAACCAAAAGAATTGGCCGCTTATCTAAAAATACTCGACTCCGACTACGCCCTTTACAACGAATATTTCTGGTGGAAGGATCACTATCGAGTTGAGTTCATCTCGGAGAACACATCACGTCACGGTTTCTGCAGTCTCTGTCAACAGTTGCACGATATTCAAACTCCATCTAAATCATTTGCTGATCAAAGGGTGATCTCTGAGTTGGTCGATGACAACAAATGCCAACCCTTTGATCCCAATTGGGTTTTATAA
- the LOC124320335 gene encoding beta-1,4-galactosyltransferase 4-like, translating into MFPRCRYATNATPIRILVLGVPLVAVLCYFYFFLYASNYSCIHPWFIVSDRKNNQSYSYPWTDANCGWQITPPCPNMIPSQLVEWRNLSLETTIAILKEDEDAVQLKMTKSGIKVGGKYKPVECQSQHKVAVVVPVRNRTDHLTVFLRYMHPFLQRQQLNYIIIVVEQSEKSPFNRGMLMNIGFKEAQLLQENFQCFIFHDVDLLPEYDGNPYTCPEDGKPRQMAFSVDSWNYKPTSANHFGGVTALSTNDFQSVNGFSNSFWGWGGEDDQLYQRVKSQNLNVTRAFDEQPSLIHLARYKTLSHKKASPNPDRMQVIKEGPSRFKTDGLVDLRYKRLDFQFKPLYTHILVDIQPNSITQK; encoded by the exons ATGTTTCCCCGATGCCGATACGCCACCAACGCGACCCCGATTCGTATATTGGTTTTAGGTGTTCCATTAGTAGCAGTTTTATGttatttttacttctttttatatGCGTCCAATTATAGTTGCATTCATCCTTGGTTTATTGTCTCCGacagaaaaaacaatcaaagttATTCCTATCCTTGGACTGATGCAAATTGTGGTTGGCAAATAACGCCACCGTGTCCAAATATGATTCCATCTCAGTTGG TCGAATGGAGGAACCTCTCGTTGGAGACAACGATCGCCATCCTtaaagaagacgaagacgcTGTTCAATTGAAGATGACAAAATCGGGAATCAAAGTCGGTGGGAAGTACAAACCAGTTGAGTGTCAATCGCAGCATAAAGTGGCTGTCGTCGTTCCAGTGCGGAATCGAACGGATCATTTGACCGTTTTCTTGCGGTACATGCATCCGTTTTTGCAACGTCAGCAACTCAACTACATAATCATCGTCGTCGAACAATCTG aaaaatcgcCATTCAACCGGGGGATGCTAATGAATATCGGCTTTAAAGAGGCCCAGTTGCTACAAGAGAATTTCCAATGTTTCATCTTTCACGACGTTGACCTTCTGCCAGAATACGACGGCAATCCCTACACCTGCCCAGAAGACGGAAAGCCTCGACAGATGGCCTTTTCCGTTGATTCATGGAACTACAA ACCCACATCCGCAAACCATTTCGGAGGTGTGACCGCATTATCGACCAATGATTTTCAAAGTGTCAAcggattttcaaattcattttgggGTTGGGGTGGCGAGGACGATCAATTATATCAACGCGTCAAGTCACAAAACCTGAACGTGACGAGAGCTTTTGACGAACAGCCATCCCTTATTCATCTAGCCCGTTACAAGACGCTGTCCCACAAAAAAGCCTCACCCAATCCTGACAGGATGCAAGTGATCAAAGAAGGTCCCAGCCGATTCAAAACTGATGGGTTGGTCGATCTGAGATATAAAAGACTCGATTTCCAATTCAAACCCCTTTACACTCATATTCTTGTCGATATCCAACCTAATAGCAttacacaaaaataa
- the LOC124320320 gene encoding alpha-(1,3)-fucosyltransferase C-like, with protein MMDFLRIRLLRTGLVFFGILLVIYSFSNEKGDSSASNHPKGPVIVRNKRFAQETIQQAESNKPKLILYWNKYFNHSDMGFGVGQEPFIKAGCKVNNCIATSDRSLLKESDGVIIHAGDYSENDLPTYRSPHQRFIFFNLETLPGLRHLPCFSRRHFYNWTMTYRRDSDIYDARPYGALRFKRDSEIMSQDEPKPNNSQVDISNRNKLMVWFNSHCSTHSRREDYVKKLAEFMPVDIYGKCGTLECLPRNTPRCDSRVLMKYKFYLAAENSLCPDYVTEKFYRGFLNDIVPVVYGGADYSQYAPPHSYINIADFRSPKELADYLLLLDKNDALYRKYFDWKKNFEVINRPLNGWCDLCEKLNDPTQKRKSYENVAKWWYDDIPCLAGSSFINSIATM; from the exons atgatggaCTTTCTTCGGATTCGTTTATTGAGAACTGGCTTGGTTTTCTTTGGAATCCTTTTAGTTATTTACAGTTTTTCCAATGAAAAGGGCGACAGTTCAGCATCGAATCATCCCAAAGGTCCTGTCATTGTCAGAAACAAG AGATTCGCCCAAGAAACAATTCAGCAAGCGGAAAGCAACAAGCCCAAACTCATTCTCTACTGGAACAAGTATTTCAACCATTCTGACATGGGGTTCGGCGTCGGACAAGAGCCTTTCATCAAAGCTGGCTGCAAAGTCAATAACTGCATCGCAACTAGCGACCGCAGTTTATTAAAGGAAAGCGACGGAGTCATCATTCACGCCGGGGATTATTCCGAAAACGATTTGCCGACTTACCGTTCACCTCATCagcgattcatttttttcaacctGGAAACTCTTCCCGGCCTGCGCCATCTGCCGTGCTTTTCTCGGCGACACTTTTACAACTGGACAATGACGTACCGGCGGGATTCAGACATTTACGACGCTCGGCCGTACGGCGCTTTGCGGTTCAAAAGGGACTCTGAAATCATGAGCCAAGATGAGCCGAAACCCAATAACTCTCAAGTTGATATCAGCAACAGAAACAAGTTGATGGTCTGGTTTAATTCGCATTGCTCGACTCACAGCCGACGTGAAGATTACGTCAAGAAATTGGCCGAGTTCATGCCAGTCGACATTTACGGGAAGTGCGGCACTCTTGAATGTTTGCCGAGGAACACTCCCCGTTGTGACTCGCGGGTACTGATGAAATACAAATTCTATTTAGCGGCCGAGAACTCCCTCTGCCCGGACTACGTCACAGAGAAATTTTACAGGGGATTTCTCAATGACATTGTTCCAGTGGTCTACGGCGGTGCCGATTACAGCCAGTATGCCCCGCCCCATTCCTACATCAACATAGCCGATTTCAGATCGCCCAAAGAATTGGCCGATTATTTATTGTTGCTGGACAAGAATGACGCCTTGTACAGGAAATACTttgactggaaaaaaaatttcgaggtgATCAATCGACCCCTGAACGGCTGGTGCGACCTGTGTGAGAAGCTCAACGATCCGACgcagaagagaaaaagttacGAAAATGTTGCCAAGTGGTGGTACGATGATATTCCTTGTTTGGCGGGCTCCTCTTTCATTAATTCGATTGCGACTATGTAA
- the LOC124321091 gene encoding alpha-(1,3)-fucosyltransferase C-like, whose translation MSHLNTTFSPPKGFTLILLIWYLIVLCYCLYKRELVVETDQLERVGNSEFLQKNVTKTILLWNGVRRKEVRIFGTGNQIFAKQNCPVNRCEIVTNRTERPIESYDAIIVVFHNEFITPYELMMPEFPNGRSPNLRLVFLTQEPPTSLKPHYNTSQLTNFFNWTMTYRIDSDIPFLYGRVLPKETAPRTTEEVAHYREMAKKISKPLQESQLRNKTKTIAWMVSHCKTHGQREKYVEELRKYMDVDIYGSCGNGKFFCQRHGTYFSEPQCNKVIESTYKFYLSFENSFCKDYVTEKFFKILDLYMIPIVYGGADYTQHAPPHSYIDALKYKPKELAAYLKILDADNALYNEYFWWKDHYRVEFISEYTSRHGFCGLCQKLHDIQTQFKSFSDQRVISDLGDDSKCQPIDPNLIA comes from the coding sequence ATGTCCCACCTAAACACAACGTTTTCACCACCCAAAGGTTTTACTTTGATATTACTTATCTGGTATTTGATTGTATTGTGTTATTGCCTGTACAAGAGAGAATTAGTGGTGGAAACGGACCAACTAGAAAGAGTCGGGAACAGcgaatttctccaaaaaaacGTAACGAAAACCATTTTACTGTGGAACGGCGTCAGGAGGAAGGAAGTTAGAATTTTTGGAACAGGTAACCAAATTtttgcaaaacaaaattgtccAGTCAATCGCTGCGAGATCGTCACCAATCGCACAGAACGTCCGATCGAAAGTTACGACGCCATCATCGTCGTATTCCACAACGAATTCATAACTCCCTATGAATTGATGATGCCCGAATTCCCGAACGGACGCAGCCCCAATCTGCGGCTCGTCTTCTTGACCCAAGAACCTCCAACGAGTTTGAAACCTCATTACAACACGAGTCAATTAactaattttttcaactggaCCATGACGTACAGAATAGACTCTGACATTCCATTTCTCTACGGTCGGGTCTTGCCAAAAGAGACGGCGCCTCGAACTACAGAAGAAGTTGCACATTACAGAGAAATGGCTAAAAAAATCAGTAAACCTCTGCAAGAATCGCAATTgcgcaataaaacaaaaacaatcgcTTGGATGGTTTCCCATTGCAAGACTCACGGTCAACGTGAAAAATACGTGGAGGAACTCCGCAAATATATGGACGTCGACATTTACGGTTCATGTGGCAACGGCAAATTTTTCTGCCAACGCCACGGAACGTATTTTTCGGAGCCGCAATGCAATAAAGTGATTGAATCCACCTACAAGTTTTATCTCTCATTTGAGAACTCCTTCTGCAAAGATTACGTCActgaaaaattctttaaaatcttgGATCTTTACATGATACCGATTGTTTATGGAGGGGCCGACTACACCCAGCACGCGCCACCCCATTCCTACATCGACGCTCTAAAATACAAACCGAAAGAGTTGGCCGCTTATCTGAAAATACTCGACGCCGACAACGCCCTATACAACGAATATTTCTGGTGGAAGGACCACTATCGAGTTGAGTTCATCTCGGAGTACACATCACGTCACGGTTTCTGTGGTCTCTGTCAAAAGTTGCACGACATTCAAACtcaatttaaatcattttctgaTCAAAGAGTGATCTCTGATTTGGGTGATGACAGCAAATGTCAACCCATTGATCCTAATTTGATTGCGTAA